The genomic window ATTGAACAGCCACTCGCCCTGCACCTTGCGGCCCTCCCCGATCAAATCCGGCGGGGCATAGGCCGCGGCGGTGAACTCATCGAGGCCCTCCTTAGCCAGGGCGGAGATGAGCGCGGGCTTGATGTCCCAGCCTTCCCCTTCGATCAAATGGCAGCCGGTGCAGTTGTACCTGCGCACCAACAGGCGGCCGGCATGCACGGCTTCATCGCGGCCGTGCCAGGGCTTGACATAGCGCTCCCCGATCACGCGGCCATCCCAGGAGCGCAACAACACCGCGAGCGCCGTGGCATCCTCCTTCGTCATTTGAAAATTCGGCATGCGTTGCACCACCGCCTCGGTGGCATACAGCCGCGAGTTCATCAGCTTGCCGATGGTCCAGCCTGTCCAGGTTTTCTCCACCTGCTTGTTGGCCAGGGCATCGCCGTAGAACAATTCTTCGGTGGTTTTCGCGCCGAACTCATTGAGCGAGACCGACACCCGGCCTTCGTTCTCCAGGCCGGGAATGAGATGGCAGCCGTGACAGCCGAAGTTGCGCAGCACGGCCTTGCCCTGGCTGATCAATTCGGGGTTGCTGAGATCCGGCAGGGCCGCGCTGTAATCGCCGGGCAGGGTGATCTGGTCCTTGAGCGACACCAGATAGGCGGTGATGTCCGCCGCTTCCTGGTCGCTCAAACGCAGACTGGGCATGCGCGTGGTCGGCGAGAAGTGTTTGGGATTTTTGATCCAGTCATACAGCCACTGCGGCGAGGTTTTGGCGGCCACAATGCTCAAATCCGGGGCCATGTCGTAGGGCAGGGGGTTGGAGCGCAGCTCGCGATCCGCGGCCTCCACCACGTGACAGCCCTTGCAGCCCACGGTTTCCACCAGTTTTTCGCCGCGGCTGGCATCGCCCCTGGCCGGCATCGGCGCGGGTGTCCAGCCCGGTTGTTTGCCAGCTTCGAAGAGATAAGCGGTGGAGGCCAGGGCTTCTTCATGGGTGAACATGGGATTGGGCATGCGCGAATGCGGCCGCAGCTCGCGGTTGTTGCGCAACCAGCCGTAAACGAAGCCGGGCGACAGCTTGTACGCCACGCGGCTCAAATCCGGCCCGATGCGCTCCAGCGTCTCATAGCCGCGAATTTCATGGCAGCCGTAGCAGCCCAGATCGAAGACCATGCGTTTGGCGCGGTTGAGCTGATCGGCATGCGCCAGCCGCAGCTCCTGCCGGTGGCATTTGTTGCAGCCCGCCTGCACAAAGGCGCCGGTGAGCAGGGGATGCTCCCAATGTTTGGCAAAGCCATGCGCCATTGCCACGGTTTGCAGCGCCGGGCCCTGGCCTTCATGGCAGGGCGTGCAGCCGAAGCGCTCCACCGGATGAATGCGCAACAGGGTGTCGAGTGAGACGTGGCTGCGGAACGGTTCGGGCATCGTCTCGAAGCCCTTGCGGTTGGCGGCCACGTGGCAGGTGTGGCAGCGGTCGACATTGTTGATGAAATTGCCGAAATTGCCCTTGACGAATTCCGGCATCACCACCTGCTGGATTTTGATCTTGCGCTCGGCGATGCGGTCGAGGCGAAACTGCAGGTCATCGCGCACCTTGGTGAGTTGCGCCAACTGGCTGGTGATTTCATGGAGCTGGGCACGCTGCTGTTGCAGGCGTTCCACCACCGCGTGTTTTTCCGCCTCTGCCTGCTCCCATTTCTGCTTCCACTCCGCCACCAAGCGGTTGAGTTCCTCCAGCCGGCGGCCGTGCCGTTCATATCCCGCCTGATCGTGGTGGTATTGGGCCTCTTTGTAAAGATAGTACTCGGCATCGGCCTCGCTCTTGGCGAAGCGGTATTGCTGCACGGCCAGCGCCACGTTGCGCGCGGCTTGCGCCGAGTCCGCCTGTGCCTGCCGGTGTTCGGCGCTGTTGAGGGCGGCGCGCGCCTGCTGCAGTTGTGCCTGCAGGTTTTGGTATTGCTCCTTCAGCTCGCCCTCGTACAGTCTGGCATTTTCCGCGTCAAGCAGAGTTTGCAGACTGTCGCGCTCCAGGCGGTTGAACTCACGCTGGGTGCGCTGCCAGGGCGACCGCACCCAGATCATGTCGAGCACCGCCCAAAAGGTCGTCAACGCCAGCAGCGCACTGCAGATGAAATAGATGTGACTGTAGTCCCGTTCTTCGATCGGAATGTCGGAACGCTTCGCCAAGTCCGCCTCCTTAGACATTGAACCAGGGCGTTACCCAGATGTACTTGATGTTGAACGCGATCCGCAAAAACATCTTGATGACCAGGCCCATCATCGACAACAGCAAAAAGGCCGTGACGCTGTAGCGCAACGGCCCCAGCGTTTTGAGAATTTCGGACTTGTCCCGCTTCCAAAACCAGTAGATCGGAATCAACGCAAAATATCCGCCCACCACCGCCAGGCCGAACAACCCGGCGCCCAGCTTTGAGCGAATGCCGACCACCTCGTGCAGGTCGACGTTCACCATCGCCACCACCTTGTGCGGATCCCACAATTCCCACGGTGCGAAAAAGTTCCAGCCCGGGCCGCGCAAAAACGTGCCGAGCATGATCAACGACAGCCACAGCACCAGAAACCCGAAGAGAAAAATCGAAATGGCAAAAGGCCGCTCCTTGAAGGTGTAGTAGCCGTTGCCCTTTTTGTTGGGATCGATGTAGGGAATCGCCATCAAACCCATGATGATGAGCGTGGGCAGCACCACCCCGGCGATCCAGGGGTCGAAGTAAACCAGCATCTCCTGCAGCCCGAGAAAGTACCACGGCGCCTTGGAAGGATTGGGCGTGCGCGAGGGGTTGGCGGGCTCTTCCAGGGGGGCATCCAGCAGGATCGACCAGACGGTGAGGATGATCATCACGATGATGGCGGAGAGGAACTCATTGCGGGTCAGGTAGGGCCAGGTGTGAATGCGATCCTGCGCCTCCGCCTTCATCTTCTCGAATTCGCCGTTGGCAAGGCGGCGGTCGTTGCGCCGGGCCTCGCGCCACCACAGCCACACATAAAACGGGATGATGAACAGCAGTCCCACGATCGGAATGTTGTCGGGGTTCTTCAGAATATTGACGAGGTTTTCCATGAATACCCAACCTTCTGTGCGTGTGAAGCTGCCGCCTGACCGGCGCACCACAAACGCCGGTCAGCAGGGGAGTGCCTGGTTGTCAAGAGAGCAGGAGTGGTGCGCC from candidate division KSB1 bacterium includes these protein-coding regions:
- a CDS encoding c-type cytochrome — protein: MAKRSDIPIEERDYSHIYFICSALLALTTFWAVLDMIWVRSPWQRTQREFNRLERDSLQTLLDAENARLYEGELKEQYQNLQAQLQQARAALNSAEHRQAQADSAQAARNVALAVQQYRFAKSEADAEYYLYKEAQYHHDQAGYERHGRRLEELNRLVAEWKQKWEQAEAEKHAVVERLQQQRAQLHEITSQLAQLTKVRDDLQFRLDRIAERKIKIQQVVMPEFVKGNFGNFINNVDRCHTCHVAANRKGFETMPEPFRSHVSLDTLLRIHPVERFGCTPCHEGQGPALQTVAMAHGFAKHWEHPLLTGAFVQAGCNKCHRQELRLAHADQLNRAKRMVFDLGCYGCHEIRGYETLERIGPDLSRVAYKLSPGFVYGWLRNNRELRPHSRMPNPMFTHEEALASTAYLFEAGKQPGWTPAPMPARGDASRGEKLVETVGCKGCHVVEAADRELRSNPLPYDMAPDLSIVAAKTSPQWLYDWIKNPKHFSPTTRMPSLRLSDQEAADITAYLVSLKDQITLPGDYSAALPDLSNPELISQGKAVLRNFGCHGCHLIPGLENEGRVSVSLNEFGAKTTEELFYGDALANKQVEKTWTGWTIGKLMNSRLYATEAVVQRMPNFQMTKEDATALAVLLRSWDGRVIGERYVKPWHGRDEAVHAGRLLVRRYNCTGCHLIEGEGWDIKPALISALAKEGLDEFTAAAYAPPDLIGEGRKVQGEWLFNFLKQPRTGEIRPWLRTRMPTFAFTDKEANILVEYFKALEGEATGFSYLPEYEITAEQRGAAQQLVSREYFDCFSCHQRGAQKPQGPPEGWAPDLAMARQRLNPEWIAAWIRDPQALQPGTKMPSFYPDSYPPDVLQGDPDKQIVALRNYLLSLGNGKP
- a CDS encoding cytochrome C; the protein is MENLVNILKNPDNIPIVGLLFIIPFYVWLWWREARRNDRRLANGEFEKMKAEAQDRIHTWPYLTRNEFLSAIIVMIILTVWSILLDAPLEEPANPSRTPNPSKAPWYFLGLQEMLVYFDPWIAGVVLPTLIIMGLMAIPYIDPNKKGNGYYTFKERPFAISIFLFGFLVLWLSLIMLGTFLRGPGWNFFAPWELWDPHKVVAMVNVDLHEVVGIRSKLGAGLFGLAVVGGYFALIPIYWFWKRDKSEILKTLGPLRYSVTAFLLLSMMGLVIKMFLRIAFNIKYIWVTPWFNV